A stretch of Brachyhypopomus gauderio isolate BG-103 chromosome 3, BGAUD_0.2, whole genome shotgun sequence DNA encodes these proteins:
- the usp30 gene encoding ubiquitin carboxyl-terminal hydrolase 30 isoform X1 — MPWRRQEAPDKLFRECLRTAPSVRNKMLKNWGVIGGIAAAMAAGVYVLWGPITDRKKKRRGMVPGLLNLGNTCFMNSLLQGLASCPSFIKWLEDFTNQSGVSTAKPGMDRHLSKTLLELLKGLSSHEPVEDDVLDAGCLLEALRLYRWHISSFEEQDAHELFHVLTSSLEEERDRQPRITHLFDMETLEKTVESSDKTLSCRSRGPLHPVPSLWRTQHPFHGRLTSYMACKRCERQSPVRYDSFDSLSLSIPAVQWGRPVTLDHCLQHFISSETIKEVECENCTKKQTRDLVNGQLLESQRTTFIKQLKLGKLPQCLCIHLQRLTWSTEGAPIKRQEHVQFSEYLTMDRYKHHSVSQSLQKPARAIKPSCTDSAGEPHDGQTISNGIDPDHRLHHHNNNTPITNGALSTFIQSPGLRPELHLAYNCSSPDFLFRLTAVLVHHGDTHSGHFVTYRRGPSPLRSPSPFTPQWLWVSDDAVRKASLQEVLSASAYLLFYERVPSRLVPCAEEAM; from the exons ATGCCTTGGCGAAGACAGGAGGCCCCAGATAAGCTTTTCCGAGAGTGTCTCCGCACGGCGCCTTCTGTCAG GAATAAAATGCTGAAGAACTGGGGCGTGATTGGCGGCATCGCCGCTGCCATGGCAGCGGGAGTCTACGTGCTCTGGGGTCCAATCACAGacaggaagaagaagaggagag GCATGGTGCCTGGTCTCCTGAACTTGGGCAACACATGCTTTATGAACTCGCTGTTGCAAGGCCTAGCGTCTTGTCCGTCCTTCATTAAATGGCTGGAGGACTTTACGAATCAGAGCGGCGTTAGCACGGCTAAGCCAGGGATGGACAGACACTTATCTAAAACGCTGCTGGAGCTGCTTAAAG GGCTGTCCAGTCACGAGCCCGTGGAAGACGACGTGCTGGACGCAGGGTGTCTGTTAGAAGCTCTTCGGCTGTACAGATGGCACATCAGTTCTTTTGAGGAGCAG GACGCTCATGAGCTGTTCCACGTCCTCACGTCCTCCCTTGAGGAGGAGCGTGACCGGCAGCCCAGAATCACTCATCTGTTTGACATGGAAACGCTGGag AAGACTGTGGAGAGCAGTGATAAAACCCTTAGCTGCAGGAGTCGAG GGCCACTGCACCCCGTGCCCAGCCTGTGGAGAACGCAGCACCCTTTCCACGGACGCCTGACCAGCTACATGGCCTGCAAACGCTGCGAGCGACAG AGTCCCGTACGGTACGACTCTTTTGACAGCCTCTCACTGTCCATTCCAGCTGTTCAGTGG GGTCGGCCGGTCACTCTGGATCACTGCCTTCAGCACTTCATCTCCTCTGAGACCATCAAAGAGGTGGAGTGTGAAAACTGCACCAAG aAGCAGACCAGGGACCTGGTGAATGGTCAGCTGCTTGAGAGCCAGAGGACAACTTTCATTAAACAGCTGAAACTTGGGAAG CTTCCCCAGTGTCTTTGCATCCACCTGCAGAGACTGACCTGGTCCACAGAGGGCGCTCCAATAAAGAGGCAGGAACACGTTCAGTTCTCCGAGTACCTAACCATGGACCGCTACAAGCACCACAGTGTTTCTCAGAGCCTACAGAAGCCTGCCAGGGCCATTAAACCCAGCTGCACTGATTCAGCAGGCGAACCACATGATGGTCAGACCATCTCTAATGGCATCG ATCCAGATCACCgcctccaccaccacaacaacaacacgcCCATTACAAACGGGGCCTTGTCTACCTTCATCCAGTCCCCAGGACTCCGTCCTGAGCTCCACCTTGCCTACAACTGCAG CTCCCCGGACTTCCTGTTCCGGCTGACGGCAGTGCTTGTGCACCACGGCGACACACACTCGGGCCACTTTGTCACGTACCGCCGCGGCCCCTCCCCCTTGcgcagcccctcccccttcacccCCCAGTGGCTGTGGGTGTCGGACGACGCGGTGCGCAAGGCCAGCCTCCAGGAGGTGCTCTCAGCTAGCGCGTACCTGCTGTTCTATGAGCGTGTGCCTAGCAGACTTGTCCCCTGCGCCGAAGAAGCAATGTAG
- the usp30 gene encoding ubiquitin carboxyl-terminal hydrolase 30 isoform X2, which translates to MFLLGNKMLKNWGVIGGIAAAMAAGVYVLWGPITDRKKKRRGMVPGLLNLGNTCFMNSLLQGLASCPSFIKWLEDFTNQSGVSTAKPGMDRHLSKTLLELLKGLSSHEPVEDDVLDAGCLLEALRLYRWHISSFEEQDAHELFHVLTSSLEEERDRQPRITHLFDMETLEKTVESSDKTLSCRSRGPLHPVPSLWRTQHPFHGRLTSYMACKRCERQSPVRYDSFDSLSLSIPAVQWGRPVTLDHCLQHFISSETIKEVECENCTKKQTRDLVNGQLLESQRTTFIKQLKLGKLPQCLCIHLQRLTWSTEGAPIKRQEHVQFSEYLTMDRYKHHSVSQSLQKPARAIKPSCTDSAGEPHDGQTISNGIDPDHRLHHHNNNTPITNGALSTFIQSPGLRPELHLAYNCSSPDFLFRLTAVLVHHGDTHSGHFVTYRRGPSPLRSPSPFTPQWLWVSDDAVRKASLQEVLSASAYLLFYERVPSRLVPCAEEAM; encoded by the exons ATGTTCCTCCTTGG GAATAAAATGCTGAAGAACTGGGGCGTGATTGGCGGCATCGCCGCTGCCATGGCAGCGGGAGTCTACGTGCTCTGGGGTCCAATCACAGacaggaagaagaagaggagag GCATGGTGCCTGGTCTCCTGAACTTGGGCAACACATGCTTTATGAACTCGCTGTTGCAAGGCCTAGCGTCTTGTCCGTCCTTCATTAAATGGCTGGAGGACTTTACGAATCAGAGCGGCGTTAGCACGGCTAAGCCAGGGATGGACAGACACTTATCTAAAACGCTGCTGGAGCTGCTTAAAG GGCTGTCCAGTCACGAGCCCGTGGAAGACGACGTGCTGGACGCAGGGTGTCTGTTAGAAGCTCTTCGGCTGTACAGATGGCACATCAGTTCTTTTGAGGAGCAG GACGCTCATGAGCTGTTCCACGTCCTCACGTCCTCCCTTGAGGAGGAGCGTGACCGGCAGCCCAGAATCACTCATCTGTTTGACATGGAAACGCTGGag AAGACTGTGGAGAGCAGTGATAAAACCCTTAGCTGCAGGAGTCGAG GGCCACTGCACCCCGTGCCCAGCCTGTGGAGAACGCAGCACCCTTTCCACGGACGCCTGACCAGCTACATGGCCTGCAAACGCTGCGAGCGACAG AGTCCCGTACGGTACGACTCTTTTGACAGCCTCTCACTGTCCATTCCAGCTGTTCAGTGG GGTCGGCCGGTCACTCTGGATCACTGCCTTCAGCACTTCATCTCCTCTGAGACCATCAAAGAGGTGGAGTGTGAAAACTGCACCAAG aAGCAGACCAGGGACCTGGTGAATGGTCAGCTGCTTGAGAGCCAGAGGACAACTTTCATTAAACAGCTGAAACTTGGGAAG CTTCCCCAGTGTCTTTGCATCCACCTGCAGAGACTGACCTGGTCCACAGAGGGCGCTCCAATAAAGAGGCAGGAACACGTTCAGTTCTCCGAGTACCTAACCATGGACCGCTACAAGCACCACAGTGTTTCTCAGAGCCTACAGAAGCCTGCCAGGGCCATTAAACCCAGCTGCACTGATTCAGCAGGCGAACCACATGATGGTCAGACCATCTCTAATGGCATCG ATCCAGATCACCgcctccaccaccacaacaacaacacgcCCATTACAAACGGGGCCTTGTCTACCTTCATCCAGTCCCCAGGACTCCGTCCTGAGCTCCACCTTGCCTACAACTGCAG CTCCCCGGACTTCCTGTTCCGGCTGACGGCAGTGCTTGTGCACCACGGCGACACACACTCGGGCCACTTTGTCACGTACCGCCGCGGCCCCTCCCCCTTGcgcagcccctcccccttcacccCCCAGTGGCTGTGGGTGTCGGACGACGCGGTGCGCAAGGCCAGCCTCCAGGAGGTGCTCTCAGCTAGCGCGTACCTGCTGTTCTATGAGCGTGTGCCTAGCAGACTTGTCCCCTGCGCCGAAGAAGCAATGTAG
- the LOC143510115 gene encoding uncharacterized protein LOC143510115 gives MSSISIMRNGKTTKNFSEVRNATTLPSIHLGEKAHPQQGGGNSHHFPVIAEISQGKKREPEVSPNLRKFSRCAKLFTIAGQRGGKTTGICLDAGQRCSQTRFPSLVGEPGCKSSNRSVKVAHTLAAPAISGPAAIHTKVSSSPNPGTTHQHVRKVPVKVEDKASEVWNEEICPSSSLYSTPEKSEVCYKGLEGLASASLRSTKLEASQRCRDLGCQKSLLTRRAVLHKAESRAACSSLPRPSQVPQLSQDRASLDCQADANTHRQGKGQVGKAGLKGPGDKGVPKRLEGGHSVKLIPLDVSSPLQSVSFMPRKSRIQKGRVIIGSRYALPGSLSTTACIQQWRF, from the exons ATGTCATCCATCAGCATAATGAGAAATGGCAAAACTACAAAGAACTTCAGTGAAGTGAGGAATGCCACAACACTACCCAGCATCCATCTGGGAGAAAAGGCACATCCTCAACAGGGAGGTGGAAACAGCCACCACTTCCCTGTTATTGCTGAAATCTCACAGGGGAAGAAAAGGGAACCTGAAGTCTCTCCAAACTTGAGAAAGTTTAGCAGGTGTGCTAAACTATTTACCATAGCTGGACAACGTGGTGGCAAGACGACAGGCATATGCCTTGATGCAGGCCAGCGTTGCAGTCAGACTAGGTTCCCTTCTCTGGTTGGAGAGCCAGGCTGCAAGAGCAGTAACAGGAGTGTGAAGGTTGCTCACACTCTAGCAGCTCCAGCCATCTCAGGGCCAGCCGCCATCCACACTAAGGTGTCCTCCAGCCCCAATCCTGGTACAACCCACCAGCATGTCAGGAAGGTCCCTGTAAAGGTGGAGGATAAGGCCAGCGAGGTGTGGAATGAGGAGATATGCCCCAGCTCCTCACTGTACTCCACACCTGAAAAGAGTGAGGTCTGCTACAAAGGGCTGGAGGGCCTCGCCTCAGCGTCCCTGCGCAGCACAAAGCTGGAGGCATCCCAGCGTTGCCGTGATCTGGGCTGTCAGAAGTCGCTGCTCACCAGGAGAGCGGTGTTACACAAGGCAGAGAGCAGAGCCGCCTGCTCGTCTCTGCCTCGCCCGTCCCAGGTGCCTCAGCTCAGCCAGGACCGTGCGTCTCTGGACTGCCAGGCTGATGCCAACACCCACAGGCAGGGCAAAGGCCAGGTTGGCAAGGCAGGCTTGAAGGGACCAGGAGACAAAGGCGTGCCTAAAAGACTTGAAGGAGGACACAGCGTGAAGCTCATCCCTCTGGATGTGTCAAGCCCTCTTCAGTCTGTCTCCTTTATGCCACGCAAGTCCAG GATCCAGAAGGGACGAGTCATTATTGGATCACGTTATGCTCTACCCGGCAGCTTGTCAACAACTGCATGTATACAGCAGTGGAGGTTCTAG
- the usp30 gene encoding ubiquitin carboxyl-terminal hydrolase 30 isoform X3 yields MLKNWGVIGGIAAAMAAGVYVLWGPITDRKKKRRGMVPGLLNLGNTCFMNSLLQGLASCPSFIKWLEDFTNQSGVSTAKPGMDRHLSKTLLELLKGLSSHEPVEDDVLDAGCLLEALRLYRWHISSFEEQDAHELFHVLTSSLEEERDRQPRITHLFDMETLEKTVESSDKTLSCRSRGPLHPVPSLWRTQHPFHGRLTSYMACKRCERQSPVRYDSFDSLSLSIPAVQWGRPVTLDHCLQHFISSETIKEVECENCTKKQTRDLVNGQLLESQRTTFIKQLKLGKLPQCLCIHLQRLTWSTEGAPIKRQEHVQFSEYLTMDRYKHHSVSQSLQKPARAIKPSCTDSAGEPHDGQTISNGIDPDHRLHHHNNNTPITNGALSTFIQSPGLRPELHLAYNCSSPDFLFRLTAVLVHHGDTHSGHFVTYRRGPSPLRSPSPFTPQWLWVSDDAVRKASLQEVLSASAYLLFYERVPSRLVPCAEEAM; encoded by the exons ATGCTGAAGAACTGGGGCGTGATTGGCGGCATCGCCGCTGCCATGGCAGCGGGAGTCTACGTGCTCTGGGGTCCAATCACAGacaggaagaagaagaggagag GCATGGTGCCTGGTCTCCTGAACTTGGGCAACACATGCTTTATGAACTCGCTGTTGCAAGGCCTAGCGTCTTGTCCGTCCTTCATTAAATGGCTGGAGGACTTTACGAATCAGAGCGGCGTTAGCACGGCTAAGCCAGGGATGGACAGACACTTATCTAAAACGCTGCTGGAGCTGCTTAAAG GGCTGTCCAGTCACGAGCCCGTGGAAGACGACGTGCTGGACGCAGGGTGTCTGTTAGAAGCTCTTCGGCTGTACAGATGGCACATCAGTTCTTTTGAGGAGCAG GACGCTCATGAGCTGTTCCACGTCCTCACGTCCTCCCTTGAGGAGGAGCGTGACCGGCAGCCCAGAATCACTCATCTGTTTGACATGGAAACGCTGGag AAGACTGTGGAGAGCAGTGATAAAACCCTTAGCTGCAGGAGTCGAG GGCCACTGCACCCCGTGCCCAGCCTGTGGAGAACGCAGCACCCTTTCCACGGACGCCTGACCAGCTACATGGCCTGCAAACGCTGCGAGCGACAG AGTCCCGTACGGTACGACTCTTTTGACAGCCTCTCACTGTCCATTCCAGCTGTTCAGTGG GGTCGGCCGGTCACTCTGGATCACTGCCTTCAGCACTTCATCTCCTCTGAGACCATCAAAGAGGTGGAGTGTGAAAACTGCACCAAG aAGCAGACCAGGGACCTGGTGAATGGTCAGCTGCTTGAGAGCCAGAGGACAACTTTCATTAAACAGCTGAAACTTGGGAAG CTTCCCCAGTGTCTTTGCATCCACCTGCAGAGACTGACCTGGTCCACAGAGGGCGCTCCAATAAAGAGGCAGGAACACGTTCAGTTCTCCGAGTACCTAACCATGGACCGCTACAAGCACCACAGTGTTTCTCAGAGCCTACAGAAGCCTGCCAGGGCCATTAAACCCAGCTGCACTGATTCAGCAGGCGAACCACATGATGGTCAGACCATCTCTAATGGCATCG ATCCAGATCACCgcctccaccaccacaacaacaacacgcCCATTACAAACGGGGCCTTGTCTACCTTCATCCAGTCCCCAGGACTCCGTCCTGAGCTCCACCTTGCCTACAACTGCAG CTCCCCGGACTTCCTGTTCCGGCTGACGGCAGTGCTTGTGCACCACGGCGACACACACTCGGGCCACTTTGTCACGTACCGCCGCGGCCCCTCCCCCTTGcgcagcccctcccccttcacccCCCAGTGGCTGTGGGTGTCGGACGACGCGGTGCGCAAGGCCAGCCTCCAGGAGGTGCTCTCAGCTAGCGCGTACCTGCTGTTCTATGAGCGTGTGCCTAGCAGACTTGTCCCCTGCGCCGAAGAAGCAATGTAG
- the araf gene encoding serine/threonine-protein kinase A-Raf: MSSMSSCSSSGENSPEDVPRGGGTIRVYLPNKQRTVVNVRPGQTVHDSLDKALKVRGLSQECCAVFRLLEGRKRFTEWNTDITPLVGEELLVEVLDDVPLTMHNFVRKTFFKLAYCDFCHKFLFNGFRCQTCGYKFHQHCSSKVPTVCVDMDTMTKRCVPTTEDYPQIPTVVMPIANSIQDELPITPEPPGMLTGLLPPPSAFHFPMPGADGQSLQRHRSTSTPNVHMVSTLGPGAAGIIEEALKINNTMGPEPSPKPSTSPPHLGSPGRKPPKSPSDHKERKPSSSDDKKRVHRGYRDSSYYWEVHWREVNMQKRIGSGSFGTVYKGKWHGDVAIKILKVTEPTPEQLQAFRNEMQVLRKTRHVNILLFMGFMTKPNFAIITQWCEGSSLYRHLHVTETKFDTMRRIDVARQTAQGMDYLHAKNIIHRDLKSNNIFLHEGWTVKIGDFGLATVKSRWSGSQQVEQPSGSILWMAPEVIRMQDANPYTFQSDVYGYGVVLFELMSGTLPYSNINNRDQIIFMVGRGYLSPDLSKLYSICPKSMKRLIVDCLKFKRDERPLFPQILVSIEQVQDLLPKIERSASEPSLHRAVHAEDLNPLLLHTTRFLPL; the protein is encoded by the exons ATGTCGTCCATGTCCTCCTGCTCGTCGTCGGGGGAAAACAGCCCGGAGGATGTGCCCCGAGGTGGGGGCACTATACGCGTCTACCTCCCCAACAAGCAGCGCacggtg GTGAACGTGCGGCCGGGGCAGACGGTCCACGACAGCCTGGACAAGGCCCTGAAGGTGCGTGGCCTGAGCCAGGAGTGCTGCGCAGTCTTCCGCCTGCTGGAAGG CCGAAAGAGGTTCACAGAATGGAACACTGACATCACACCGCTCGTGGGGGAGGAGCttctggtggaggtgttggatgACGTCCCCCTAACCATGCACAACTTC GTTCGTAAAACCTTCTTCAAGTTAGCGTACTGCGACTTCTGTCACAAGTTCTTGTTCAACGGCTTCCGGTGTCAGACGTGCGGCTACAAGTTCCACCAGCACTGCAGCAGTAAAGTACCCacggtgtgtgtggacatggaCACAATGACCAAACG GTGTGTACCCACTACAGAAGACTATCCCCAAATACCCACTGTAGTGATGCCTATCGCCAACTCCATACAAGACGAACTACCCATAACCCCTGAGCCTCCAGG gatgcTGACCGGGCTGCTGCCCCCTCCATCAGCCTTCCATTTCCCCATGCCGGGAGCAGACGGGCAGTCCCTGCAGAGGCACcgctccacctccacgcccaaCGTGCACATGGTCAGCACGCTGGGTCCGGGCGCTGCCGGGATCATCGAG GAAGCATTAAAAATCAACAACACGATGG GGCCTGAACCCTCCCCCAAGCCCTCCACCAGCCCCCCCCACCTGGGCTCTCCGGGTCGAAAACCCCCCAAATCGCCTTCGGACCATAAAGAGCGCAAACCATCCAGCTCTGACGACAAAAAGAGGGTG CACCGCGGTTACCGGGACTCCAGCTACTACTGGGAGGTGCACTGGCGCGAGGTCAACATGCAGAAGCGTATCGGCTCCGGGTCTTTCGGCACCGTCTACAAGGGCAAGTGGCACGGCGACGTGGCCATCAAGATCCTGAAGGTGACGGAGCCCACGCCCGAGCAGCTGCAGGCCTTCCGCAACGAGATGCAGGTGCTGCG GAAGACGCGTCACGTCAACATCCTGCTCTTCATGGGCTTCATGACGAAGCCAAACTTCGCCATCATCACGCAGTGGTGTGAGGGCAGCAGCCTGTACCGCCACCTGCACGTCACCGAGACCAAGTTTGACACCATGCGCCGCATCGACGTGGCTCGCCAGACCGCCCAGGGCATGGA CTACCTTCATGCCAAAAACATCATTCACCGGGACCTGAAATCCAATA ACATCTTCCTCCACGAGGGCTGGACGGTGAAGATCGGCGACTTCGGCCTGGCCACGGTGAAGTCGCGCTGGAGCGGATCGCAGCAGGTGGAGCAGCCCAGTGGCTCCATCCTGTGGATG gcgcCGGAGGTGATTCGCATGCAAGATGCCAACCCTTACACCTTCCAGTCCGACGTTTACGGCTACGGAGTCGTGCTTTTCGAGCTCATGTCCGGGACACTGCCTTACTCCAACATCAACAATCGCGACcag ATCATTTTCATGGTGGGCCGAGGCTACCTGTCTCCAGACCTCAGTAAGCTGTACAGTATCTGCCCCAAGTCCATGAAGAGGCTGATCGTGGACTGTCTCAAGTTCAAGCGGGACGAGCGGCCCCTCTTCCCCCAG aTCCTGGTAAGCATCGAGCAGGTGCAGGACTTGCTCCCCAAGATCGAGCGGAGTGCGTCGGAGCCGTCCCTGCACCGTGCCGTCCACGCCGAGGACCTCAACCCCCTGCTTCTCCACACCACGCGCTTCCTGCCCCTGTGA